One Macrobrachium rosenbergii isolate ZJJX-2024 chromosome 10, ASM4041242v1, whole genome shotgun sequence DNA window includes the following coding sequences:
- the LOC136842945 gene encoding uncharacterized protein, whose protein sequence is MCEVSYDNGQQVALFCLAVATLANPHRIAPSGYGYSAPKHSLSYAPHGPGYEAPQPSYYAPKTSYHVPSYEEEEEEGKPFEFEYAVQDHYNGLDFGHNENSDGTVVSGQYHVLLPDGRTQIVSYTADADNGYQAEVTYEGEAQYPEPHPHKPVALICLAVATLASPHRIAPSGYGYSVPKHSLSYAPHVPGYEAPGPSYSAPKTSYHVPSYEEEDEEGKPFEFEYAVQDHDNGLDFGHNENSDGTVVSGQYRVLLPDGRTQIVTYTADADNGYQAEVTYEGEAQYPESQAYKPAPSYHAPAHSYSAPAHPYSAPEHSLSPPAHPYSAPAHSYSAPSHTYG, encoded by the exons ATGTGTGAAGTTTCATACGACAATGGTCAACAG GTAGCTTTGTTCTGCCTGGCCGTTGCCACCTTAGCTAACCCACACAGGATAGCACCTTCCGGTTATGGGTACTCTGCTCCcaagcattctctctcttatGCTCCACATGGCCCGGGATATGAGGCTCCTCAACCATCCTACTATGCCCCCAAAACATCCTACCACGTTCCTTCctatgaggaagaagaggaa gagggAAAGCCCTTTGAATTTGAGTATGCCGTACAGGACCATTACAACGGCCTCGACTTCGGCCACAACGAAAACTCAGACGGGACAGTCGTCAGCGGTCAGTACCACGTCCTCCTCCCCGACGGTCGCACTCAGATCGTCTCTTACACCGCCGATGCCGACAACGGGTACCAGGCTGAGGTCACTTACGAGGGCGAGGCACAGTACCCAGAACCCCACCCCCACAAGCCA GTAGCTTTGATTTGCCTGGCCGTTGCCACCTTAGCCAGCCCACACAGGATAGCCCCTTCCGGATATGGGTACTCTGTTCCcaagcattctctctcttatGCTCCACATGTCCCAGGATATGAGGCTCCTGGACCATCCTACTCTGCCCCTAAAACATCCTACCACGTTCCTTCCtatgaggaagaagatgaa gagggaAAGCCCTTTGAATTCGAGTATGCCGTACAGGACCACGACAACGGCCTCGACTTCGGCCACAACGAAAACTCAGACGGAACGGTCGTCAGCGGTCAGTACCGCGTCCTCCTCCCCGACGGTCGCACTCAGATCGTCACTTACACCGCCGATGCCGACAACGGGTACCAGGCTGAGGTCACTTACGAGGGCGAGGCACAGTACCCAGAATCCCAGGCCTACAAACCAGCCCCCTCTTACCATGCACCAGCCCATTCATACTCGGCCCCGGCTCATCCATACTCAGCCCCGGAGCATTCACTTTCACCCCCAGCTCATCCATATTCAGCCCCAGCTCATTCATATTCAGCCCCATCTCATACTTATGGATAG
- the LOC136842946 gene encoding cuticle protein 16.5-like yields the protein MLKKVILLCLAAATLAIPHKLAPSGYGYSAPKHPFSYAPHAPAYEAPEPSYSAPTTSYHVPSYEEEDEEGKPFEFEYAVVDHYNGLDFGHNENSDGTVVSGQYRVLLPDGRTQIVTYTADADNGYQAEVTYEGEAQYPEPHPNKPAPSYHAPAHTYSAPAHSHSAPEHSYSAPAHSYSVPAHSYSAPAHSHSAPEHSYSVPAHSYSVPAHSYSAPAHSHSAPEHSYSAPSHSYTAPEDSYSAPAHSYSAASHAYGQPYGNPHH from the exons ATGCTCAAGAAG GTAATTTTGTTGTGCCTAGCTGCTGCCACTCTGGCAATCCCACACAAGTTAGCACCTTCCGGATATGGGTACTCCGCTCCCAAGCATCCTTTCTCTTATGCTCCACATGCCCCAGCCTATGAGGCTCCTGAACCATCCTACTCTGCCCCTACAACATCCTACCATGTTCCTTCCtatgaggaagaagatgaa GAGGGAAAGCCCTTTGAATTCGAGTACGCCGTTGTAGACCATTACAACGGCCTCGACTTCGGCCACAACGAAAACTCCGACGGAACGGTCGTCAGCGGTCAGTACCGCGTCCTCCTCCCCGACGGTCGCACTCAGATCGTCACTTACACCGCCGATGCCGACAACGGGTACCAGGCTGAGGTCACTTACGAGGGCGAGGCACAGTACCCAGAACCCCACCCCAACAAGCCAGCTCCCTCTTACCATGCACCAGCTCACACTTATTCAGCCCCGGCTCATTCACATTCAGCCCCGGAACATTCATACTCAGCCCCAGCTCATTCATACTCAGTCCCGGCTCATTCATACTCGGCCCCAGCTCATTCACATTCAGCCCCGGAACATTCATACTCAGTCCCAGCTCATTCATACTCAGTCCCGGCTCATTCATACTCAGCCCCAGCTCATTCACATTCAGCCCCGGAACATTCATACTCAGCCCCATCTCATTCATACACAGCCCCAGAGGATTCATATTCAGCCCCGGCTCACTCATACTCAGCTGCATCCCATGCCTATGGACAACCGTATGGAAATCCACATCACTAA
- the LOC136842948 gene encoding cuticle protein 18.6-like — MPTVHHTRCTDGITALRGDSQNHQKWILFNFQGHITAGTEKNDQVILLCLAVATLAIPHKLAPSGYGYSVPEHPLSYAPQAPAYEAPEPSYSAPKTSYKVPSYEEEDEGKPFEFEYAVQDHYNGLDFGHNENSDGTVVSGQYRVLLPDGRTQIVTYTADADNGYQAEVTYEGEAQYPEPHPHKPAPSYHAPAHSYSAPAHSHSAPAHSYSAPSHSYSAPSHSYSAPSHSYSTPTHSYSAPEHSYSAPAHSYSAPAHSYSAPEHSYSAALHTYGQPHGNPHH, encoded by the exons atgcctacagtgcaccatacgaggtgcactgacggtattaCCGCCCTACGGGGTGACAGTCAAAATCATCAGAAATGGATCCtgtttaattttcaagggcaTATCACTGCTGGGACTGAAAAGAATGATCAA GTAATTTTGTTGTGCCTAGCTGTTGCCACTCTGGCCATCCCACACAAGTTAGCACCTTCCGGATATGGGTACTCTGTTCCCGAGCATCCTCTCTCTTATGCTCCACAGGCCCCAGCCTATGAGGCTCCTGAACCATCCTACTCTGCCCCTAAAACATCCTACAAAGTTCCTTCCtatgaggaagaagatgaa GGAAAGCCCTTTGAATTCGAGTATGCCGTACAGGACCATTACAACGGCCTCGACTTCGGCCACAACGAAAACTCAGACGGGACGGTCGTCAGCGGTCAGTATCGCGTCCTCCTCCCCGACGGTCGCACTCAGATCGTCACTTACACCGCCGATGCCGACAATGGGTACCAGGCTGAGGTCACTTACGAGGGCGAGGCACAGTACCCAGAACCCCACCCCCACAAGCCAGCCCCCTCTTACCATGCACCAGCTCACTCTTATTCAGCCCCGGCTCATTCACATTCAGCCCCCGCTCATTCATACTCAGCCCCATCTCATTCATACTCAGCCCCATCTCATTCATACTCAGCCCCATCTCATTCATACTCAACCCCGACTCATTCATACTCAGCCCCAGAGCATTCGTACTCAGCCCCAGCTCATTCATACTCAGCCCCCGCTCATTCATACTCAGCCCCAGAGCATTCATACTCAGCTGCACTCCACACTTACGGACAACCACATGGAAATCCACATCACTAA
- the LOC136842369 gene encoding cuticle protein 7-like — protein sequence MFKKVILLFLAVSTLASPHKLAPSGYGYSVPKHPLSYAPHAPAYEAPEPSYSTPGKSYRAPSYEEEDEEGKPFEFEYAVQDHYNGLDFAHNENSDGTVVSGQYHVLLPDGRTQIVTYTADADNGYQAEVTYEGEAQYPEPHPDKPTPSYHAPAHSYSAPAHSYSGPAHSYSAPAHSYSTPTHSYSAPSHSYSAPAHSYSAPEHSYSAPAHSYSAAPHTYGQPHGNPHH from the exons ATGTTCAAGAAG gtAATTTTGTTGTTCCTGGCTGTTTCCACCTTGGCCAGCCCACACAAGTTAGCACCTTCTGGATATGGGTACTCTGTTCCCAAGCACCCTCTCTCTTATGCTCCACATGCCCCAGCCTATGAGGCTCCTGAGCCATCCTACTCTACCCCTGGAAAATCCTACAGAGCTCCTTCCtatgaggaagaagatgaa gaggGAAAGCCCTTTGAATTCGAGTATGCCGTACAGGACCATTACAACGGTCTCGACTTCGCCCACAACGAAAACTCCGACGGAACGGTCGTCAGCGGCCAGTACCACGTCCTCCTCCCCGACGGTCGCACTCAGATCGTCACTTACACCGCCGATGCCGACAACGGGTACCAGGCTGAGGTCACTTACGAGGGCGAGGCACAGTACCCAGAACCCCACCCCGACAAGCCAACCCCGTCTTACCATGCACCAGCCCATTCATACTCAGCCCCGGCTCATTCATACTCAGGCCCGGCTCATTCATACTCAGCCCCAGCTCATTCATACTCCACCCCAACTCATTCATACTCAGCCCCATCTCATTCATACTCAGCCCCAGCTCATTCATATTCAGCCCCTGAGCATTCATATTCAGCCCCGGCTCATTCATACTCAGCTGCACCCCACACTTACGGACAACCACATGGAAATCCACATCACTAA
- the LOC136842370 gene encoding cuticle protein 19.8-like, protein MEDCINRVLPDLDVTLEHEASVEMYSQVTLLCVLAVALGNPEKLPQPRSYGPPPSPPKYNAPAPSYDSPRPTYSPAAPSYNAPAYEKGMPFDFTYNVKDQYTGVDFDHSSKSDGYVVNGEYNVLLPDGRVQTVIYTADDSSGYLADVAYQGEATYPQPNPYKPSSTYPAPAPSYNAPSPSYGSPAPSYKTTTRPYPTTPYKTTTRPYPTTRPYPTTSYKTTTRPYPTTPYKTTTRPYPTTPYKTTTRPYTTTPYKTTTRPYTTTPYKTTTRPYTTTTYKTTTKGYKTPAPSYYAPGPSYKAPAPSYGPPSY, encoded by the exons GTAACTTTGTTGTGCGTGTTGGCTGTGGCACTCGGCAATCCGGAAAAGCTTCCTCAGCCACGCTCCTACggtcctcctccctcccccccgaAGTACAACGCCCCTGCACCATCCTACGATTCGCCTAGGCCGACCTATTCCCCTGCTGCGCCATCCTACAATGCGCCAGCCTACGAG AAGGGGATGCCTTTCGACTTCACCTACAACGTGAAGGACCAGTACACCGGCGTCGACTTCGACCACAGCTCCAAATCCGACGGGTACGTCGTCAACGGCGAGTACAACGTCCTCCTCCCCGACGGTCGCGTCCAGACCGTCATTTACACCGCCGACGACTCCAGCGGGTATCTGGCCGACGTCGCCTACCAAGGGGAAGCAACGTACCCACAGCCAAACCCCTACAAGCCCTCCTCGACGTACCCCGCCCCGGCTCCTTCGTACAATGCTCCATCTCCCTCTTACGGATCTCCGGCTCCATCTTACAAAACCACAACCAGACCATACCCAACTACTCCATACAAAACCACAACCAGACCATACCCAACTACCAGACCATACCCAACTACTTCATACAAAACCACAACCAGACCATACCCAACTACTCCATACAAAACCACAACCAGACCATACCCAACTACTCCATACAAAACCACAACCAGACCATACACAACTACCCCATACAAAACCACAACCAGACCATACACAACTACCCCATACAAAACCACAACCAGACCATACACAACTACCACATACAAAACCACAACCAAAGGATACAAAACCCCAGCTCCTTCATACTACGCCCCAGGTCCATCTTACAAAGCTCCAGCCCCTTCATATGGTCCACCAAGTTACTGA